AATCATATATTTAGCACTTGGCTGGTCATTAAAGCCTATAATACTAATATCATTAGGGATTGATAGATTAGCTTCTGAAATAGCTTTATATGCTCCAATAGCCATAGAGTCATTTCCAAGAAAAAATGCAGTTGGTCTATCATCCGATTCTAAAGCTTTAAGCATAAGCTTATAGCCAGCTTTAAAGGTATATTTTTCTGTTATATATATGTAGTTTGGATTAAAAATGTTATTTTTAAGCATGAATTCTTTATATTCAATTGATCTTTCATCTGCATATATATCTTCAGTAGATAGGTTGTCAGAGTTTTTATTGCCAATAAAGCCTATTTTTCTATGTCCTAATTCATATAAGTAGTTTAAGGCTTTTGTTGTTGCTCTTCCCATATCTACTATCACAGAATCAAATTTATTTTCATTTGGAGAAAAATCTACAAAAATTATATTTTCGTTTCCATTGGATAATTTCTCTATGGTATCTGAATTAAATTTTCCAATGGCAATTATTCCATTTACTTTGCTAATATCATCAATAGAACTGTTTTCAGTTAATTTTACTAAGTTAAGGTTATTTTCATTGCATTTTTTTTCAGCAGCTAACCTTATTGATAAATAATATGGATCTTCTAATTCTTCTTGGTAATTGTACCAATAAATTATGCCAACATCCTTACAAAGTTTATTTTTAGTTTTTTTAGCTTTTAAAGGTACATATTCAAGTTCATCTGCAATTTTTAAGATTTTTTCTCTTGTTGCATTGCTAACATTTAAGGTTTCATCAAAATTTAGAACTCGAGAAACTGTTGCTATAGAAACTTCTGCAAGAGATGCAATTTCTTTTATAGTAGCCAATTGAAAATCCTCCCTATTGTATATTCACTATATGAATAATGGTGATAATACTAGTATAGCTGAGTATCACTGGTTCAGCAATATTTTAAGATATAGAAAATAATTATATTAATTTTTAAAGTACCTATTACAAAAGGTATGCTTAATCAAATTATGAGTTGAAACAATTGTTAATAATTAAATTTATTATAGAAAGAAGCGATAACAAATGAATATATTAAAAAATGTAAAGGTAAGGATAAAATTAATTATAGCATTTTTGATTGTTGCGTTGCTAATTGGCATTGTAGGTGGAGTAGGAATTATTTCGCTTAAAAATGTAGGAGAAAATGCAAAAAAGATGTATAGCCAAAATTTACAAGGTGTTTATATGTTAACGGATATGAAACAAAATTTAACTGAGATAAAGAGTAATTTAGCAGATTTAATAAACTTAAAAGATGAAAAAGATTCAGATATAAAGGCTAAATTGGAAAAAAGTATTGAAGATAATAATGCGGAAAATGACAAGTATATATCTCAGTTGAAAGATTTGCCTAAAGATAATGATGAAAATGAAATATTTGAACAATTTAATAGTCAATTAAACCAGTACAGTATAGTAAGAGGAAATACAATCAAACTTATAGACGCAGGCCAGTATACTGGAGCTGCTGAGCAATATAAAGATATACCGAAAATTACAGATGAGTTATTTAATTATTTAGATAAATTAATAGAAGCAAATTTAAAAGAATCTAGTGATGCAAATGATAATATTGTTTCAATTTATACAGCTGCAAATACAACTATGGTTATATTGAGTGTTGTCGGGCTTATATTAGCTATTGTAATAGGATTAATATTATCAAGTGATATAAATAAGCCACTACAAAGAATGAGATTACTTGGAGAAAAACTTGCTGATTATGATTTATCATATGAATCTAAGGTAATCAGAGGTGATGAATTTGGACAAACATATGGTTCTTTACTTAAGGCACAAGGTAATATTAAAGAACTGATTAAGACTATCCTTGATAATTCTCAAAATTTAAGTGCTTCATCAGAAGAGCTTTCAGCAACGGTGCAGGAATTATCATCAAAGGCAGTTAGTGTTGACGAAGCTGTAAATAATATTGCTCGAAATATGGAAGAAGCCAGTGCAGGAGCAGAAGAAATAAGTGCATCTATCCAAGAGGTCGATTCAAGTATCTCCGTACTTTCACAAAAAGCTATGGATGGAAGTGGTAATGCAAATTCTGCTAAAGAAAGAGCAGTACAAGTTAAAAATGATAGTCAAAAAGCTTTGAAAGAATCTAAAGAAGTATCAGATGAGAAACAACAAAGAATGGCGAAAGTTATTGAAGAAGGTAAAGTTGTAGATAATATAAGAGTTATGGCAGGAACTATAGCTGAAATATCAGAACAAACTAATTTGCTGGCACTAAATGCGGCAATAGAAGCTGCCAGAGCAGGAGAAATGGGAAAAGGTTTTGCAGTTGTTGCAGAAGAGGTTAGAACACTTGCAGAGGAATCTTCAGGAGCAGTACAAAATATTCAGGAGACTATCGTTAAAGTACAGGCTGCTTTTAAGAGGAGCATCGATACTGGAAGTGATATTTTAGAATTTATTGATAAGGATGTAAATAAACAATTTGAAGCTTATGAAAAGACGGGGACTCAATACTATAAGGATTCTGAATTTGTAAGTAATATGTCAGAGGAGATTGCGGCTATGTCAGAAGAAGTTACTGCAACTGTTGGACAAGTAAGCGAAGCAATTCAAAATATGGCAGGAACAACTCAAAAATCCACTGAACACGCTCTGAAAATAAAAGAAAGTATGAATGAAACTACGCAAGGCTTAGAACAGGTGGCGTCAACAGTACAAGGGCAAGCAGAACTTGCACAAAAACTTAATGAAATAGTTCAAAAGTTTAGGATTTAATATTAATAATATGCTTAAGAGGGAACAATAGTAGGAGAAAGTAAACTACTGTTGTTCTTTTTTATTATCAATGTGCAATTATCAATTTACAATTAGTGAAAATAGCTTTGTATTAAATATAATAAATTTCATAATAAAATATATTAAAATTTATTATATTATGGTTTAATTAATATAAAAATAGTAATATGCAGGTTCTAAAGAGCAATGTTCAATTATCAATTTTCAATTAAGGATGAAGGCTCTATAGGAAAAAGTCAGAAGAAAGAATAGAATTTTTTTGATTGAAATTTATAATATTAATTAGAACTATATATTGAAATTGTAAGGGTTTAAGAAAGAGGAGTAAGAATGAAAAAAATTGGAGTTTTTGATATTTTAGGTCCTATTATGATAGGACCATCAAGTTCACATACAGCAGGAGCTGCAAGACTTGGGAAAATTGCTAGAAGTATTGCTGGTGAAGATATAATAGAAGTAACATTTTTATTACATGGATCATTTGCAAAAACCTATAAAGGCCATGGAACAGACAGGGCATTAATTGCAGGAATTTTAGGAATGGAACCAAGTGATGAGAGACTTAGAAATTCTATTGATATAGCAAGAGAAAGAGGAATTAAATTTTTATTTAAAGAAGCTGATTTAGGAGATGTCCACCCTAATACAGTTAAATTTGTTATGAGAACAGTAAAAGGCAATCACTGTGAGGTTACAGGCTCATCTATTGGTGGAGGAAATATTAAAATTATAGAAGTTAATGATAATGAGGTTGATTTTACAGGAATGTATGAAACAATAATTGTGGCCCATAAGGATGCTCCTGGATGCATAAATAGTGTAACAAGGTTACTTTACAGTGAAAATATTAATGTTGCATTTATGAGAGTTTTTAGACATCAAAAAGGTGAAGAAGCTATGATGATTTGTGAAATGGACAATAAATTAAGTGATGAATTAATTGAAGAGATTAGGAAGATAGAGTTAGTAAATAATGTGATCTCAATAAGCCCAGCGGTAATCAGTTAACAGTTTACAGTTGGGAGCTAGCAGCTTATAGTTTACAATTAGGAGTTATGCCCCTATAAAGAGAGCAGCTATGCTGCAATACGGAACCTAATATAGTTATGAAGTTACAGTTGGAAGAAGAAAGTGAGGAATTTTTTATGATAGCAAGGTCGGGAGTAGAATTATTAGAGATTTGTGAAAAACATAATATTTCATTGAGCGAATATGCCATAATATGTGAGATGGAAGAAAGTGACGCAAACAGAGAAGAAGTAATAGAAAAGATGAGAAAAAATTTAAAAGTTATGATGTCAGCAGCAAATGAAGGGATGGAGAAAGAAGTTTATTCGGTTAGCGGTTTAATCGGTGGTGATGGATATAAATTATACAATTATGCTCAAAATGGAAGGACGCTCACTGGTGGTGTGACTACAATGGCAATGGCAATGGCTCTTTCTTCTGCAGAAGTAAATGCATCTATGGGAAAAATTGTTGCATGTCCTACAGCTGGCTCTTGTGGGATTTTGCCAGCAGTAATTTTAAGTGCAGGAAAGCAACTTAATTTAAATGAGGATGAACTTGTAAAAGGTCTATTTGCTGCTGCTGCCGTTGGTATGATAATTGGTCAAAATGCAACCTTATCAGGAGCTGAGGGAGGCTGTCAGGCAGAATGTGGTTCAGCTTCTGCTATGGGAACAGCAGCTGTTGTTGAAATGATGGGAGGAACTCCAAAGATGAGTTTAGATGCATCAGCAATAATTCTTAAAAATGTTTTAGGGCTTGTATGTGATCCAGTTGCTGGACTTGTTGAAATTCCTTGTGCTAAAAGGAATGCTCAAGGTGCCATAACTGCTCTTTGTACAGTAGATATGGTAATGGCAGGAGTAGTATCAAAGATTCCTTTTGATGATGCAGTAAGTGCAATGTACAAAGTGGGAAAATGCTTACCAGAAGCTCTTAAAGAAACAGCTTTGGGAGGCGTAGCTGTAACTAAAGAAGGGTTAAGACTTAAAGAGCAGGTGTTCGGGAAATAGCACAAAATGATCAATTGTCAATTTTCGATGATAAATTATCAATTATTAACATTTATGATGAATGAACAATTATCAATATAAGGGTTTAATTGTAAATTAATGATGTAAGTCTAAAAGAGAAATGCCTAGGGCAAAATGTAAAAGTTCAACAGGAGAAAACAGGAGAAGGCTTAAAGAAAAAAATATGAAATTATAAACTGTTTATGAAGGGAAGAAAAAATATGAATCCATTAACAAAAGGCCAAATTACTATTCTTGTAGTAGATGATGAAAAAAGTATAATTGATTTTATTAAAATGGGTTTAGAATCAGAAGGGTATATAGTATATTCTGCTTTTGATGGGAATGAGGCTATTAAATTAGCTGAAGAAATAAATCCACATATAGTAATACTAGATATTATGCTGCCTGGAATGGATGGATATGAAGTGTGTTCAAGGCTTAAAAGATTGATTAAAACATCAGTTATTATGCTTACAGCTAGAGATGATGTTGATGATAGGGTTAAGGGACTAGATATTGGGGCAGATGATTATATGGCAAAGCCTTTTAGTTTTAAAGAACTTTTAGCGCGTATTAATGCTAGAATTAGAAATAGCTATCCAGAATTATACGATATTGTACATATAGGTGAATTTTCTATTGATGATGGTGCACATGAAATTACATATTGTGGGAATACATTAGAATTGCCCCCAACTCAGTATAATTTATTAAGATTTTTACTAATAAATAATGGAATTGCATTAAGTAAAGCTCTCATACTAGAAAAAGTATGGGGATATGATTTCAATGGAGAGGAAAATATTGTTGAGGTATATATAAGATATCTCCGTGATAAGATTGAAGATAATGAGCACAATATTATCAAGACTGTTCGTGGTGTTGGGTATAAAATGGTGGCACAATGAAGAGGTTGAAAAATAAGTTTAAAATAAATAGCTTAAAGTGGCAATTGTTATTTAGCTTAATGATTATATTAGTTATTTTATTAATTACAATGGGGATTTTTCAATCTATAAGTATGGAAAAGTATCTATGTGAAGATAAGAGGCAAGTATTACAACAAAGATTTCATAATTTAGATTTTAGTAAGTTATCAAAAGAAGATTTAAATACTATCACAAAAACAGAAGCAATGGAGATTTTAAATAGAGTAGCAAGTAAAAATATTAGAGCTTCACTAATTAATAAAAATGGAGAATTAATATACAGCAATTTAGAGGATATAACCAAAAAAGATGATAATGATGGTGATGAGGATAACAAGGAAATAGATGAAAAATCTTTTAAAAGGTTAAAGGTACCTATGCTTTCCAAAGATGAATATAGTAGTCTTTTGAATAAATCAGGTAATTTAGAACATGAATATAAAACTTTAAAAGATGAAGATAATAATTATCAAATGGTAGTATGGATAAAGGTTGGTGACCTTTCTTCACCTTCAGGCTTAATTCAATTAAGTACTCCAATACAAGATATAAAAGACATATTGCTTAAACAGTTATATGTAGATAGCACTTTGTCAATTTTTATACTAATAATAGGTATAATAATGGGAACTGCAATTTTTAATAGAACTTTAAAGCCCCTATACAAAATAACTAATACGGTTGAAGGTATAGAGGTAACGGATCTTCATACAAGGCTTGAAGAGAAGAATGGCCAATTTGAAATAGATAGATTAGCAAAATCCTTTAATATTATGCTTTCAAGGATAGAAGAATCATTTGAAAAGGAACAACTTATTAAGGAAAAGATGAGAAGTTTTGTATCAGATGCATCTCATGAACTTCGGACTCCATTGACTTCGATTCATGGATTTGTTGAAGTCTTATTAAGAGGCGCAGCTAAAAATAAAGATCAATTAGATCTAGCTTTAAATAGTATATTGATGGAAAGTGAAAGGCTAACAAAGTTAGTCAATGACCTTTTAATTTTAACAAAGCTTGATAAAAAGCCTGTTGTAGAAATGAAAGAGGAAGATATTAATGGATTGATACAAGAAATTCAACCTCAACTTCAAGTGCTTTGTGAAAATAGGAAACTGCAGTTTGATTTAAAAGAGGATATATATGCTATTATAAACAAAGATCAAATAAAGCAAGTCATATTCAATTTAACACAAAATGCTGTTCTGCATACAGATAAGACTAAAGGGAGTATTACTATAGCTACTGATTTTGGAATATTTGAAAATCAAAGATTTGCAGTATTAAAGATATGTGATAATGGGACAGGAATACCAGAGAAGGATATTAAAAAAATATATGATAGATTTTTTAGAAGCGAAACTCATAGATCTCGGGAACATGGAGGATATGGGCTTGGACTTTCTATAGTAAAAGCCATAATAGATAGTAACAATGGAAAAATAAAGGTAGAAAGTCAGTTGGAGGTTGGAACCACATTTACTGTTTATCTTAAAACAGAAAATTAAGTAAAAATATTAGTTGTAGTTGGTTAAAAAAATATAAGAATCACTTAATAAGTTTTTAAGGGAAGGATAATAGTGAAAGAAGACTATTATCCTTCTTTTTTTATACCTTGGTGTTCAAAAAAACTGTTATGACTTTTCTCAGCAAATTCTAAGCTTATGCTAAGGATAAATTAAGAGTTAATTGCTATAATTTAGCTAGCGAGGAAATTAAGAGACATAAAGGAGTGTGATTATCATAGATATAACAAGCATTTTATTAATAATGTTTTCTGCAGTTATACTATTTATTTTAATTTCTGTATTTATTACTGGAAAGTATGAAAAACATGAGTATATAAAGAGTAGTTATGCACTTGGAACTTTAATAAATTTAAGAGCAATTGGAAGGAATGCTGAAAAGGCAGTAGATGAAGTACTTGAAAGATTAAATGATATTGATGATAAAATGTCAGCTTTTAAAGAAGAAAGTGAAATATCCAAAATAACCGTTAGTGCTGGAAACAAAGCTGAAAGGGTAAGCGATGATACTTATTTTGTCATTAAAAAGGCTTTAGAATATAGCAAAATTTTAGAGGGAACCTTTGATCCTACAATAAGGCCATTGGTTAAGCTTTGGAGTATAGGAACAAAAGAAGAAAAAATACCGGAAGAGGCTGAAATAAGAACTGCTATGGAGATTGTAAATTATAAGGATGTGGTTTTAGATGAAGATAAACACTCGATAATGTTAAAGCAAAAGAAGCAGGCTTTGGATGTTGGAGGAATTGCAAAAGGTTTTGCAGCCGATGAAGCTCGTGATATATTTTTAAAACATAAAATAAAAAGTGCTTTAATTGATTTAGGAGGAAATATTTTTGCGTTGGGATGCAAGCAAGATAAGACTCCTTGGAAAGTTGGTATTCAAAATCCATTTAATTCTAGAGGAGATTTTTTAGGAATATTAGATGTTGAAAACAAATCAATTGTTACCTCTGGAAATTATGAAAGATATTTTATGAAAGATGGGAAGAGATTTCATCATATAATCGATCCTAAAACTGGATATCCATCAGAAAGCAAAATTATAAGTGCAACTATTATATCTGATAATTCAATAGATGGTGATGGGTTATCAACAGGTGTTTATATTCTTGGAGTAGATAAAGCTTTAAATATTATAGAAGCAATTAGAGGAGTAGATGCAATACTTGTCACAGAGGATAAAAAGGTTTATATGACCTCAGGTGTTAAAGAAATTTTTATGTTAACAAATGAAGAATTTGCCTTAATACATAAATAAACAGTTAGTTGTTAATAAAATTGATATTTTAAGTAAAGATTGTGGAAAAAGATAAAGTTAAGAAGGAGAAACAAAGATGGCTAAAAAAATTAAGAAATCTCAGGTTTTAAGGCATATAGTGCAATTAATTATGTTTTTTGCATTACCAGGTCTTTATGCAATGGCCTTTAATGAAACAAAAACAGTATATAAAATGATTATTGAAGGAAATTTTAATTTTCTTCAAGCGTTTCCAAGTTTAATTGAATTTGTAGCTGTAATGCTAGTAACAATTTTAATAGGAAGATGGTTCTGTGGATGGATTTGTGCCTTTGGAGCTTATAATGATTTAATATATTTTATAGCTAAAAAAGTATTTAAAGGAAAATTTAAAATAGATGAAAAAGCTGACTCTATATTGAAATATGCAAAGTATGTAATATTATTATTTATAATAATTGTTTCATGGACCTTTGGAAGCAGTATTTTGGAAAGTACAAGTCCTTGGGATGTTTTTGGGCAGATTACTAATGTATCAACTATAGTGAATAACTTGCTTATTGGATTAATCCTTTTAGTTTTAATTACAATTGGAGCTGCATTTATAGAAAGATTTTTTTGTAGATATTTATGTCCTTTAGGTGCTGTATTTTCAATAATATCTAAAGTTGGAATCATGAAAATTAATAAGCCTAAAGCTGATTGTGGAAAATGTAGAGCATGTACAATGAATTGTTCTATGGGATTACCTTTATAAAGGCGATTATGCTAAAGGTGGAGATTGCATTAATTGTTTAAAGTGTACAGAAGTGTGTCCTAGAAGAAATGCAAATATAAATATTCTCGGTCAAGATGTAAATCAAAGCTTAGCTGGATCACTAGCAATGGCAACAATGTTAGGTGCATATGGGATTACAAACTTTGGAGTTGATGCACTAACTAAAGCAGGAATTATATCAAATGAAAGTGCTATTTTAAGTGATGCTTCATTGGGATCAGCTTCAGATAATTCATCACAAAAATATAAAGATGGAACATATACAGGAACTGGACAAGGCTTTGGAGGAGCAACTAAAGTATCTGTAACAATAGTAGATGGGAAAATAACAAACATAGAAACTATATCAAATCAAGATACTCCAGATTATTATAGCAGAGCTTTTGGAACAATCTCTAATGGGATAATTTCTAATCAAACCCCACAAGTTAACGCAGTATCAGGAGCTACTTACAGTTCTAAGGGAATAATAGAAGCAGTGAAGGATGCATTGGGTCAAGCTACTGTTTCAGGTTCAGATAGTGCTATTTCTAGTAATGATAATATAATAGCTACAGGGGAAAATGCAGCTCCAAGCGGAGCAGAGAGTGCAGCCCCAGCTTCAACAAATAATACAAAGACAACAGCTACAGATAATACTTCAAAAACATATAAGGATGGGACATATACAGGAACTGGACAAGGCTTTGGAGGAGTAACTAAAGTTTCTGTTACTATTGCTAATGGAAAAATAACTAATGTAAAAACTTTATCCAATGAAGATACTCCAGAGTTTTATCAAAAGGCTTCAAACAGCATAATGGGAAATGTAATATCAACTCAATCAGCTAATGTAGATACAGTTTCAGGTGCAACTTTTAGTTCAAATGGAATTATAAATGCAGTTAAAAATGCACTTAGTCAAGCTGGGGGAGCAGTTTCAAGTAGTAATAGTTCAACTGCAAAAGCAAGTCAAGGAAGTACAAGTTCAAGCTCATCTTCCAATAATACAGCTAACAGTGAACCGATGACACCTCCACCAGTGGCAAATCAAAATGCTTCAGCACAACCACCAGTTCAAAAAAGTACTTCATCAAATTCAACTAGTAGTCAAGGAAGTACGAGTGCTAATGGCAATACTAACACAAGTAAAAATAATAGCACTAGCCAATATAAGGATGGTACATATACAGGAACTGGATCAGGCTTTGGAGGAACAACTAAAATTTCTGTTACTATTGCAGGTGGAAAAATAACAGGCGTAAAAACTGTATCTAATGAGGATACTTCAAAATATTATAATAGAGCTATAGGGACTATAACAAATAGTGTGATTTCAAAGCAATCAGGGAGTGTAGATACAGTTTCAGGAGCTACATATAGCAGCAGAGGAATAATTGAGGCTGTTCAAAATGCTTTGAGTCAAGCAAAATAATCATGTCTTAGTTTTAAAGATAT
The window above is part of the Clostridium saccharoperbutylacetonicum N1-4(HMT) genome. Proteins encoded here:
- a CDS encoding LacI family DNA-binding transcriptional regulator, which encodes MATIKEIASLAEVSIATVSRVLNFDETLNVSNATREKILKIADELEYVPLKAKKTKNKLCKDVGIIYWYNYQEELEDPYYLSIRLAAEKKCNENNLNLVKLTENSSIDDISKVNGIIAIGKFNSDTIEKLSNGNENIIFVDFSPNENKFDSVIVDMGRATTKALNYLYELGHRKIGFIGNKNSDNLSTEDIYADERSIEYKEFMLKNNIFNPNYIYITEKYTFKAGYKLMLKALESDDRPTAFFLGNDSMAIGAYKAISEANLSIPNDISIIGFNDQPSAKYMIPALTTVRIPGEYLAGAAVDLLLENLTSTRNYNKKVIIPTEFKIRDSCKIIK
- a CDS encoding methyl-accepting chemotaxis protein is translated as MNILKNVKVRIKLIIAFLIVALLIGIVGGVGIISLKNVGENAKKMYSQNLQGVYMLTDMKQNLTEIKSNLADLINLKDEKDSDIKAKLEKSIEDNNAENDKYISQLKDLPKDNDENEIFEQFNSQLNQYSIVRGNTIKLIDAGQYTGAAEQYKDIPKITDELFNYLDKLIEANLKESSDANDNIVSIYTAANTTMVILSVVGLILAIVIGLILSSDINKPLQRMRLLGEKLADYDLSYESKVIRGDEFGQTYGSLLKAQGNIKELIKTILDNSQNLSASSEELSATVQELSSKAVSVDEAVNNIARNMEEASAGAEEISASIQEVDSSISVLSQKAMDGSGNANSAKERAVQVKNDSQKALKESKEVSDEKQQRMAKVIEEGKVVDNIRVMAGTIAEISEQTNLLALNAAIEAARAGEMGKGFAVVAEEVRTLAEESSGAVQNIQETIVKVQAAFKRSIDTGSDILEFIDKDVNKQFEAYEKTGTQYYKDSEFVSNMSEEIAAMSEEVTATVGQVSEAIQNMAGTTQKSTEHALKIKESMNETTQGLEQVASTVQGQAELAQKLNEIVQKFRI
- the sdaAB gene encoding L-serine ammonia-lyase, iron-sulfur-dependent subunit beta, whose amino-acid sequence is MKKIGVFDILGPIMIGPSSSHTAGAARLGKIARSIAGEDIIEVTFLLHGSFAKTYKGHGTDRALIAGILGMEPSDERLRNSIDIARERGIKFLFKEADLGDVHPNTVKFVMRTVKGNHCEVTGSSIGGGNIKIIEVNDNEVDFTGMYETIIVAHKDAPGCINSVTRLLYSENINVAFMRVFRHQKGEEAMMICEMDNKLSDELIEEIRKIELVNNVISISPAVIS
- the sdaAA gene encoding L-serine ammonia-lyase, iron-sulfur-dependent, subunit alpha, producing MIARSGVELLEICEKHNISLSEYAIICEMEESDANREEVIEKMRKNLKVMMSAANEGMEKEVYSVSGLIGGDGYKLYNYAQNGRTLTGGVTTMAMAMALSSAEVNASMGKIVACPTAGSCGILPAVILSAGKQLNLNEDELVKGLFAAAAVGMIIGQNATLSGAEGGCQAECGSASAMGTAAVVEMMGGTPKMSLDASAIILKNVLGLVCDPVAGLVEIPCAKRNAQGAITALCTVDMVMAGVVSKIPFDDAVSAMYKVGKCLPEALKETALGGVAVTKEGLRLKEQVFGK
- a CDS encoding response regulator transcription factor; translated protein: MNPLTKGQITILVVDDEKSIIDFIKMGLESEGYIVYSAFDGNEAIKLAEEINPHIVILDIMLPGMDGYEVCSRLKRLIKTSVIMLTARDDVDDRVKGLDIGADDYMAKPFSFKELLARINARIRNSYPELYDIVHIGEFSIDDGAHEITYCGNTLELPPTQYNLLRFLLINNGIALSKALILEKVWGYDFNGEENIVEVYIRYLRDKIEDNEHNIIKTVRGVGYKMVAQ
- a CDS encoding sensor histidine kinase, with protein sequence MKRLKNKFKINSLKWQLLFSLMIILVILLITMGIFQSISMEKYLCEDKRQVLQQRFHNLDFSKLSKEDLNTITKTEAMEILNRVASKNIRASLINKNGELIYSNLEDITKKDDNDGDEDNKEIDEKSFKRLKVPMLSKDEYSSLLNKSGNLEHEYKTLKDEDNNYQMVVWIKVGDLSSPSGLIQLSTPIQDIKDILLKQLYVDSTLSIFILIIGIIMGTAIFNRTLKPLYKITNTVEGIEVTDLHTRLEEKNGQFEIDRLAKSFNIMLSRIEESFEKEQLIKEKMRSFVSDASHELRTPLTSIHGFVEVLLRGAAKNKDQLDLALNSILMESERLTKLVNDLLILTKLDKKPVVEMKEEDINGLIQEIQPQLQVLCENRKLQFDLKEDIYAIINKDQIKQVIFNLTQNAVLHTDKTKGSITIATDFGIFENQRFAVLKICDNGTGIPEKDIKKIYDRFFRSETHRSREHGGYGLGLSIVKAIIDSNNGKIKVESQLEVGTTFTVYLKTEN
- a CDS encoding FAD:protein FMN transferase, which encodes MFSAVILFILISVFITGKYEKHEYIKSSYALGTLINLRAIGRNAEKAVDEVLERLNDIDDKMSAFKEESEISKITVSAGNKAERVSDDTYFVIKKALEYSKILEGTFDPTIRPLVKLWSIGTKEEKIPEEAEIRTAMEIVNYKDVVLDEDKHSIMLKQKKQALDVGGIAKGFAADEARDIFLKHKIKSALIDLGGNIFALGCKQDKTPWKVGIQNPFNSRGDFLGILDVENKSIVTSGNYERYFMKDGKRFHHIIDPKTGYPSESKIISATIISDNSIDGDGLSTGVYILGVDKALNIIEAIRGVDAILVTEDKKVYMTSGVKEIFMLTNEEFALIHK
- a CDS encoding 4Fe-4S binding protein; translation: MAKKIKKSQVLRHIVQLIMFFALPGLYAMAFNETKTVYKMIIEGNFNFLQAFPSLIEFVAVMLVTILIGRWFCGWICAFGAYNDLIYFIAKKVFKGKFKIDEKADSILKYAKYVILLFIIIVSWTFGSSILESTSPWDVFGQITNVSTIVNNLLIGLILLVLITIGAAFIERFFCRYLCPLGAVFSIISKVGIMKINKPKADCGKCRACTMNCSMGLPL
- a CDS encoding FMN-binding protein: MCPRRNANINILGQDVNQSLAGSLAMATMLGAYGITNFGVDALTKAGIISNESAILSDASLGSASDNSSQKYKDGTYTGTGQGFGGATKVSVTIVDGKITNIETISNQDTPDYYSRAFGTISNGIISNQTPQVNAVSGATYSSKGIIEAVKDALGQATVSGSDSAISSNDNIIATGENAAPSGAESAAPASTNNTKTTATDNTSKTYKDGTYTGTGQGFGGVTKVSVTIANGKITNVKTLSNEDTPEFYQKASNSIMGNVISTQSANVDTVSGATFSSNGIINAVKNALSQAGGAVSSSNSSTAKASQGSTSSSSSSNNTANSEPMTPPPVANQNASAQPPVQKSTSSNSTSSQGSTSANGNTNTSKNNSTSQYKDGTYTGTGSGFGGTTKISVTIAGGKITGVKTVSNEDTSKYYNRAIGTITNSVISKQSGSVDTVSGATYSSRGIIEAVQNALSQAK